One genomic window of Punica granatum isolate Tunisia-2019 chromosome 1, ASM765513v2, whole genome shotgun sequence includes the following:
- the LOC116202444 gene encoding EH domain-containing and endocytosis protein 1 isoform X1 has product MEDEKKKKRNKKKKNKQSNKVVEEAAVAGNGDGEATSAEQQNHAGNGQNDQNEAIAARNEEVDEPNMHQSNGTEAMNSDLAQAEKQQWLQTEQTFLQASLQETIKYLRSENDLHLQKQADLEVKLAQLQSEKESWLQKEASLEDKIGHLSEDKASLGSKQESLEEKIRQLERDYDSWILKEKSNKETISNMEMELTKLRLQVGELEESKNISIQENQRLTDIISGLQEQIQNLESTNISTARALDEQIKRSSECDVLNSQLEGACSLVERLITENSELVEKVNELYLKLDQHKVTSGHSSLVRPSSVLGVDGTNGVADRSSISSKNLPILAEKPEPPTEIVIVEDEPMLSDKGDTTNHSIVMSNSLKSEESGEIVQIPLDENEVQTVESKGGVEDDGKTAVPLTDAPLIGAPFRFISFVAGYVSGADLVDKNSRK; this is encoded by the exons ATGGAGGacgagaagaaaaaaaagagaaacaagaagaagaaaaacaagCAGAGCAATAAAGTCGTAGAAGAAGCCGCTGTGGCGGGCAATGGTGACGGAGAAGCTACTTCTGCAGAACAACAAAATCATGCGGGTAATGGGCAGAATGATCAGAATGAGGCCATTGCTGCAAGAAACGAGGAGGTGGATGAACCAAACATGCATCAGTCCAATGGCACAGAGGCTATGAAT TCCGATTTAGCTCAAGCAGAGAAGCAGCAGTGGCTGCAAACTGAG CAAACATTCTTACAGGCATCCCTGCAAGAGACCATTAAGTATTTAAGGAGTGAAAATGATCTGCATTTACAAAAGCAG GCTGATCTGGAGGTAAAACTTGCGCAACTTCAGAGTGAAAAGGAATCTTGGCTACAGAAGGAG GCAAGCTTGGAGGATAAAATTGGCCATTTGTCGGAAGACAAAGCTTCGCTTGGATCGAAACAG GAAAGCTTGGAGGAAAAAATCAGACAGCTTGAAAGAGACTATGATTCCTGGATTCTGAAGGAG AAATCAAATAAGGAAACAATTTCTAATATGGAGATGGAACTGACAAAACTACGGCTGCAG GTGGGGGAGTTGGAAGAATCCAAGAACATCTCCATACAAGAGAACCAACGCCTTACTGATATCATATCTGGGCTGCAAGAACAGATTCAGAACCTGGAGAGCACTAATATAtccactgctcgtgctctagATGAGCAAATAAAG CGTTCTTCAGAGTGCGATGTCTTGAACTCTCAGCTGGAAGGAGCATGCTCGCTGGTTGAGAGATTGATAACAGAAAATTCGGAGCTTGTAGAGAAG GTGAATGAGTTGTACCTTAAACTCGATCAACATAAAGTAACCTCCGGGCACTCCTCACTTGTCCGGCCCAGTTCCGTTCTCGGAGTAGATGGAACTAATGGTGTTGCTGATCGCAGTTCCATATCTAGTAAGAACTTACCCATCCTAGCTGAGAAACCAGAGCCACCGACAGAGATTGTCATCGTAGAGGATGAGCCAATGCTGAGCGACAAGGGGGACACCACCAACCACTCCATCGTCATGTCAAACTCATTAAAGTCCGAGGAGTCTGGAGAAATAGTCCAAATTCCCCTCGATGAGAATGAAGTTCAGACTGTGGAGTCAAAGGGAGGAGTTGAGGACGACGGTAAGACCGCCGTCCCACTTACAGATGCCCCACTCATCGGTGCCCCTTTCAGGTTCATTTCCTTCGTCGCTGGTTATGTCAGTGGTGCCGACCTAGTGGATAAGAATTCGAGGAAGTGA
- the LOC116202444 gene encoding binder of USO1 and GRH1 protein 1 isoform X2 has protein sequence MEDEKKKKRNKKKKNKQSNKVVEEAAVAGNGDGEATSAEQQNHAGNGQNDQNEAIAARNEEVDEPNMHQSNGTEAMNSDLAQAEKQQWLQTEASLQETIKYLRSENDLHLQKQADLEVKLAQLQSEKESWLQKEASLEDKIGHLSEDKASLGSKQESLEEKIRQLERDYDSWILKEKSNKETISNMEMELTKLRLQVGELEESKNISIQENQRLTDIISGLQEQIQNLESTNISTARALDEQIKRSSECDVLNSQLEGACSLVERLITENSELVEKVNELYLKLDQHKVTSGHSSLVRPSSVLGVDGTNGVADRSSISSKNLPILAEKPEPPTEIVIVEDEPMLSDKGDTTNHSIVMSNSLKSEESGEIVQIPLDENEVQTVESKGGVEDDGKTAVPLTDAPLIGAPFRFISFVAGYVSGADLVDKNSRK, from the exons ATGGAGGacgagaagaaaaaaaagagaaacaagaagaagaaaaacaagCAGAGCAATAAAGTCGTAGAAGAAGCCGCTGTGGCGGGCAATGGTGACGGAGAAGCTACTTCTGCAGAACAACAAAATCATGCGGGTAATGGGCAGAATGATCAGAATGAGGCCATTGCTGCAAGAAACGAGGAGGTGGATGAACCAAACATGCATCAGTCCAATGGCACAGAGGCTATGAAT TCCGATTTAGCTCAAGCAGAGAAGCAGCAGTGGCTGCAAACTGAG GCATCCCTGCAAGAGACCATTAAGTATTTAAGGAGTGAAAATGATCTGCATTTACAAAAGCAG GCTGATCTGGAGGTAAAACTTGCGCAACTTCAGAGTGAAAAGGAATCTTGGCTACAGAAGGAG GCAAGCTTGGAGGATAAAATTGGCCATTTGTCGGAAGACAAAGCTTCGCTTGGATCGAAACAG GAAAGCTTGGAGGAAAAAATCAGACAGCTTGAAAGAGACTATGATTCCTGGATTCTGAAGGAG AAATCAAATAAGGAAACAATTTCTAATATGGAGATGGAACTGACAAAACTACGGCTGCAG GTGGGGGAGTTGGAAGAATCCAAGAACATCTCCATACAAGAGAACCAACGCCTTACTGATATCATATCTGGGCTGCAAGAACAGATTCAGAACCTGGAGAGCACTAATATAtccactgctcgtgctctagATGAGCAAATAAAG CGTTCTTCAGAGTGCGATGTCTTGAACTCTCAGCTGGAAGGAGCATGCTCGCTGGTTGAGAGATTGATAACAGAAAATTCGGAGCTTGTAGAGAAG GTGAATGAGTTGTACCTTAAACTCGATCAACATAAAGTAACCTCCGGGCACTCCTCACTTGTCCGGCCCAGTTCCGTTCTCGGAGTAGATGGAACTAATGGTGTTGCTGATCGCAGTTCCATATCTAGTAAGAACTTACCCATCCTAGCTGAGAAACCAGAGCCACCGACAGAGATTGTCATCGTAGAGGATGAGCCAATGCTGAGCGACAAGGGGGACACCACCAACCACTCCATCGTCATGTCAAACTCATTAAAGTCCGAGGAGTCTGGAGAAATAGTCCAAATTCCCCTCGATGAGAATGAAGTTCAGACTGTGGAGTCAAAGGGAGGAGTTGAGGACGACGGTAAGACCGCCGTCCCACTTACAGATGCCCCACTCATCGGTGCCCCTTTCAGGTTCATTTCCTTCGTCGCTGGTTATGTCAGTGGTGCCGACCTAGTGGATAAGAATTCGAGGAAGTGA
- the LOC116202431 gene encoding probable inactive receptor kinase At5g58300 isoform X1, whose amino-acid sequence MRQKTTLLGVLPFLVHLIILLSHINGDINSDKQALLNFVSSVPHARRLNWTSTSPICSWVGVTCDDAGSHVIALRLPGIGLIGPIPPNTIGKLDGLISLSLRSNRLSGNLPSDILSLPSLHNIFLQNNNFSGEIPSNFSSKLSVVDLAYNSFSGEIPPTIQNLTHLTILYLQNNSLTGPIPNIDVTQLRALNLSYNGLNGSIPTPLRKFPPSSFEGNTLLCGSPLRGCASISPSSPPSPPVPQKPRPSKKKLSLGIIIAIGAGGVLLLCLLLLILVLCCLKKKKSREDGPSAKGKAVRAEKSEEFGSGVQSAEKNRLVYFEGCSHTFDLEDLLKASAEVLGKGTCGTTYKAILEDGITVVVKRLKELVAEKREFEQQMEIVQRVGNHPNVIPLRAYYYSKDEKLLIYDFIPGGSFSSLLHEGRGTPLDWGSRVKICLGVAKGIAHIHSSGPGKFIHGNIKSSNVLLTQDLQGCISEFGLSSMIRSLVVPPRHAGYRAPEVMKTQKPSQKSDVYSFGVLLLEMLTGKSPVQSPRREDVFDLPRWVQSVVREEWTAEVFDEELLKDRNIEEELVEMLKIALACVSRMPDSRPTMDEVIKMIEDVRPSDSENLPSSSS is encoded by the exons ATGAGGCAAAAGACTACACTTCTCGGAGTGCTACCTTTCCTCGTGCACTTAATTATCCTCCTCTCTCATATAAATGGCGACATAAATTCTGATAAACAAGCTCTCCTAAATTTCGTCAGTTCTGTTCCTCACGCAAGGAGACTTAACTGGACTTCCACTTCTCCTATTTGCTCTTGGGTTGGAGTCACTTGCGACGATGCAGGTTCCCATGTGATTGCACTCCGTCTCCCTGGGATTGGACTTATTGGTCCAATCCCTCCCAACACAATCGGTAAGCTTGATGGTCTCATATCACTTAGCCTCAGATCAAACCGCCTGAGTGGAAACCTTCCTTCTGATATACTCTCCCTGCCTTCGCTCCATAACATCTTCCTTCAAAACAACAACTTCTCGGGTGAAATCCCATCGAACTTCTCTTCGAAGCTTTCAGTAGTCGACCTCGCATACAATTCTTTCTCTGGAGAAATCCCACCTACCATTCAAAATCTGACCCACCTTACTATTTTATACCTCCAGAACAATTCTCTTACTGGGCCTATTCCCAATATTGATGTTACTCAGTTAAGAGCTTTAAACTTGAGCTACAATGGCCTGAATGGTTCAATCCCAACTCCCCTTCGGAAGTTTCCGCCTTCTTCTTTTGAAGGAAACACTCTACTCTGTGGATCACCCTTAAGAGGGTGTGCTTCCATCTCTCCCTCGTCTCCTCCTTCCCCTCCTGTTCCGCAGAAGCCGAGGCCCTCAAAGAAGAAGCTGAGTCTCGGGATTATAATCGCCATTGGAGCAGGTGGAGTGCTACTACTGTGTCTCTTACTCTTGATACTCGTCCTATGTTgtctgaagaagaagaaaagccGAGAAGACGGCCCTTCTGCAAAGGGGAAAGCTGTAAGGGCTGAGAAGTCAGAGGAGTTCGGGAGTGGGGTCCAGTCGGCTGAGAAGAACCGGTTAGTTTACTTCGAGGGCTGTTCTCATACTTTCGATTTAGAGGATTTGCTCAAAGCTTCAGCAGAGGTTCTCGGCAAGGGGACCTGTGGAACTACCTACAAGGCCATCTTAGAGGACGGGATTACTGTGGTTGTGAAGAGGCTGAAGGAACTTGTAGCAGAGAAAAGAGAGTTTGAGCAGCAGATGGAGATTGTCCAAAGAGTCGGGAACCACCCGAATGTGATTCCACTTCGCGCATACTATTACTCAAAGGACGAGAAGCTTCTCATTTATGATTTCATACCGGGTGGAAGCTTCTCCTCATTATTGCACG AAGGCAGGGGAACCCCGTTAGATTGGGGATCAAGAGTGAAGATTTGTCTTGGGGTAGCCAAAGGGATTGCTCACATCCACTCGTCCGGGCCCGGGAAGTTCATCCATGGTAACATCAAATCCTCGAATGTCCTCCTCACGCAAGATCTCCAAGGTTGCATTTCCGAGTTCGGGCTTAGCTCGATGATCCGCTCCCTTGTGGTCCCACCAAGGCACGCAGGCTACCGAGCCCCTGAGGTCATGAAGACCCAAAAGCCCAGCCAGAAGTCTGATGTCTATAGCTTCGGGGTCCTCCTCCTGGAGATGCTCACAGGAAAGTCGCCGGTCCAGTCTCCTCGGAGGGAGGATGTGTTCGACCTCCCCAGGTGGGTCCAGTCGGTCGTCCGAGAAGAGTGGACCGCTGAGGTGTTCGACGAGGAGCTCCTCAAGGATCGGAACATTGAAGAGGAGCTGGTGGAGATGCTCAAGATAGCTCTGGCTTGTGTGTCTAGGATGCCCGACTCGAGGCCGACCATGGATGAGGTCATCAAGATGATCGAGGATGTCCGGCCCTCTGATTCCGAGAACCTcccatcatcatcgtcatAG
- the LOC116202431 gene encoding probable inactive receptor kinase At5g58300 isoform X2, which produces MRQKTTLLGVLPFLVHLIILLSHINGDINSDKQALLNFVSSVPHARRLNWTSTSPICSWVGVTCDDAGSHVIALRLPGIGLIGPIPPNTIGKLDGLISLSLRSNRLSGNLPSDILSLPSLHNIFLQNNNFSGEIPSNFSSKLSVVDLAYNSFSGEIPPTIQNLTHLTILYLQNNSLTGPIPNIDVTQLRALNLSYNGLNGSIPTPLRKFPPSSFEGNTLLCGSPLRGCASISPSSPPSPPVPQKPRPSKKKLSLGIIIAIGAGGVLLLCLLLLILVLCCLKKKKSREDGPSAKGKAVRAEKSEEFGSGVQSAEKNRLVYFEGCSHTFDLEDLLKASAEVLGKGTCGTTYKAILEDGITVVVKRLKELVAEKREFEQQMEIVQRVGNHPNVIPLRAYYYSKDEKLLIYDFIPGGSFSSLLHGRGTPLDWGSRVKICLGVAKGIAHIHSSGPGKFIHGNIKSSNVLLTQDLQGCISEFGLSSMIRSLVVPPRHAGYRAPEVMKTQKPSQKSDVYSFGVLLLEMLTGKSPVQSPRREDVFDLPRWVQSVVREEWTAEVFDEELLKDRNIEEELVEMLKIALACVSRMPDSRPTMDEVIKMIEDVRPSDSENLPSSSS; this is translated from the exons ATGAGGCAAAAGACTACACTTCTCGGAGTGCTACCTTTCCTCGTGCACTTAATTATCCTCCTCTCTCATATAAATGGCGACATAAATTCTGATAAACAAGCTCTCCTAAATTTCGTCAGTTCTGTTCCTCACGCAAGGAGACTTAACTGGACTTCCACTTCTCCTATTTGCTCTTGGGTTGGAGTCACTTGCGACGATGCAGGTTCCCATGTGATTGCACTCCGTCTCCCTGGGATTGGACTTATTGGTCCAATCCCTCCCAACACAATCGGTAAGCTTGATGGTCTCATATCACTTAGCCTCAGATCAAACCGCCTGAGTGGAAACCTTCCTTCTGATATACTCTCCCTGCCTTCGCTCCATAACATCTTCCTTCAAAACAACAACTTCTCGGGTGAAATCCCATCGAACTTCTCTTCGAAGCTTTCAGTAGTCGACCTCGCATACAATTCTTTCTCTGGAGAAATCCCACCTACCATTCAAAATCTGACCCACCTTACTATTTTATACCTCCAGAACAATTCTCTTACTGGGCCTATTCCCAATATTGATGTTACTCAGTTAAGAGCTTTAAACTTGAGCTACAATGGCCTGAATGGTTCAATCCCAACTCCCCTTCGGAAGTTTCCGCCTTCTTCTTTTGAAGGAAACACTCTACTCTGTGGATCACCCTTAAGAGGGTGTGCTTCCATCTCTCCCTCGTCTCCTCCTTCCCCTCCTGTTCCGCAGAAGCCGAGGCCCTCAAAGAAGAAGCTGAGTCTCGGGATTATAATCGCCATTGGAGCAGGTGGAGTGCTACTACTGTGTCTCTTACTCTTGATACTCGTCCTATGTTgtctgaagaagaagaaaagccGAGAAGACGGCCCTTCTGCAAAGGGGAAAGCTGTAAGGGCTGAGAAGTCAGAGGAGTTCGGGAGTGGGGTCCAGTCGGCTGAGAAGAACCGGTTAGTTTACTTCGAGGGCTGTTCTCATACTTTCGATTTAGAGGATTTGCTCAAAGCTTCAGCAGAGGTTCTCGGCAAGGGGACCTGTGGAACTACCTACAAGGCCATCTTAGAGGACGGGATTACTGTGGTTGTGAAGAGGCTGAAGGAACTTGTAGCAGAGAAAAGAGAGTTTGAGCAGCAGATGGAGATTGTCCAAAGAGTCGGGAACCACCCGAATGTGATTCCACTTCGCGCATACTATTACTCAAAGGACGAGAAGCTTCTCATTTATGATTTCATACCGGGTGGAAGCTTCTCCTCATTATTGCACG GCAGGGGAACCCCGTTAGATTGGGGATCAAGAGTGAAGATTTGTCTTGGGGTAGCCAAAGGGATTGCTCACATCCACTCGTCCGGGCCCGGGAAGTTCATCCATGGTAACATCAAATCCTCGAATGTCCTCCTCACGCAAGATCTCCAAGGTTGCATTTCCGAGTTCGGGCTTAGCTCGATGATCCGCTCCCTTGTGGTCCCACCAAGGCACGCAGGCTACCGAGCCCCTGAGGTCATGAAGACCCAAAAGCCCAGCCAGAAGTCTGATGTCTATAGCTTCGGGGTCCTCCTCCTGGAGATGCTCACAGGAAAGTCGCCGGTCCAGTCTCCTCGGAGGGAGGATGTGTTCGACCTCCCCAGGTGGGTCCAGTCGGTCGTCCGAGAAGAGTGGACCGCTGAGGTGTTCGACGAGGAGCTCCTCAAGGATCGGAACATTGAAGAGGAGCTGGTGGAGATGCTCAAGATAGCTCTGGCTTGTGTGTCTAGGATGCCCGACTCGAGGCCGACCATGGATGAGGTCATCAAGATGATCGAGGATGTCCGGCCCTCTGATTCCGAGAACCTcccatcatcatcgtcatAG